Proteins co-encoded in one Setaria viridis chromosome 9, Setaria_viridis_v4.0, whole genome shotgun sequence genomic window:
- the LOC117835877 gene encoding inactive poly [ADP-ribose] polymerase RCD1 produces MDFSSGDVKAAIMRPAGVVVGGDAAAGTPALVRGWFEFQRSAAPARFLCFHDGGWVDVDGEAVGQLRRAFQDRRAMVEAACGGKAYLFDFLRMVRIDAATGEEAALGWIDDRGACFFPAPDCGGGRKRRRDGAPAEDEAESSSGVDERSGESRGAEAAAKRRKAGGAWGSAAARLEENDKYYQVVSKLFLSYGMANLGAAITAVRKVAQGARARAFQRQGQLLAAARGDAAGTPKFAWYGASAEDVATVVGRGFARTNAPRLGARKHGDGLHLSPPQCPYSSAMLTKADGNGEAHIVLCRVLMGRPEVVPAKSSQSRPSSDDYDSAVDKLENPQWYVVWSKDMNTRVLPEYVVSFKCPKLQPVQESSEATSKPKTPSPARDMFPRLLAEIELLVPDKCGLLQEYYSSFKMGQIKKDQFIRFLRSYIGDKVLTTVAKKLRGC; encoded by the exons ATGGACTTCTCCTCCGGCGACGTCAAGGCGGCGATCATGCGGCCCGCGGGTGTTGTGGTCGGTGGCGATGCTGCTGCCGGGACGCCGGCGCTGGTGCGGGGGTGGTTTGAGTTCCAGAggagcgccgcgccggcgaggtTCCTCTGCTTTCACGATGGGGGGTGGGtggacgtcgacggcgaggcggtCGGGCAGCTGCGCCGGGCGTTCCAGGACAGGAGGGCGATGGTCGAGGCCGCGTGCGGGGGCAAGGCGTACCTGTTCGACTTTCTTCGCATGGTGAGGATCGACGCGGCCACCGGCGAGGAGGCCGCGCTGGGGTGGATCGACGACCGCGGGGCCTGCTTCTTCCCGGCGCCGGACTGCGGCGGAGGCAGGAAGCGGAGGAGGGacggcgcgccggcggaggacgAGGCTGAGTCCTCCTCGGGCGTCGACGAGCGCTCCGGGGAGAGCCGCGGCGCGGAAGCCGCCGCCAAGAGGAGGAAGGCGGGCGGGGCGTgggggagcgcggcggcgcggctggagGAGAACGACAAGTACTACCAGGTCGTCAGCAAGCTCTTCCTCAGCTACGGAATGGCCAACCTCGGCGCGGCGATCACCGCGGTCCGCAAGGTCGCGCAGGGCGCCAGGGCCAGGGCGTTCCAGCGGCAGGGgcagctcctcgccgccgcgcgcggcgacgccgccggcacCCCCAAGTTCGCGTGGTACGGCGCGTCCGCGGAGGACGTGGCCACCGTGGTGGGCCGTGGCTTCGCGAGGACCAACGCGCCGCGGCTCGGAGCGCGCAAGCACGGCGACGGCCTCCACCTCTCGCCGCCGCAGTGCCCCTACTCGAG TGCAATGCTGACCAAGGCCGACGGGAACGGCGAGGCACACATCGTGCTGTGCCGCGTGCTGATGGGCCGGCCGGAGGTTGTCCCGGCAAAGTCCTCGCAGTCCCGCCCCAGCAGCGACGACTACGACAGCGCCGTCGACAAGCTGGAGAATCCGCAGTGGTACGTTGTCTGGAGCAAGGACATGAACACGAGGGTCCTCCCCGAGTACGTGGTGAGCTTCAAGTGCCCCAAGCTGCAGCCGGTACAAG AATCATCGGAAGCGACCTCGAAGCCGAAGACGCCTTCGCCGGCTCGGGACATGTTCCCGAGGCTTCTTGCTGAGATCGAGCTGCTGGTGCCAGACAAGTGTGGTCTTTTGCAGGAGTACTACAGCAGCTTCAAG ATGGGGCAGATCAAGAAAGACCAATTCATCCGGTTCCTTCGCAGTTACATCGGCGACAAAGTGCTGACGACCGTGGCCAAGAAACTCCGAGGATGCTAA
- the LOC117839800 gene encoding inositol-tetrakisphosphate 1-kinase 2 yields the protein MRLHADVLDQMEGEGEEGAAMASSVLSPPLMGAAAAAAAAPRLVVGYALTKKKVKSFLQPKLLQLARKNGITFVSIDESLPLSEQGPFDVILHKITSKEWQQVLEDYHEEHPEVTVLDPPNAIEHLNNRQSMLEEVADLNLSNLYGEVCTPRQLVITKDPSSIPTAVAMAGLTWPLVAKPLVVDGTSKGHELYLAYDEASLSMLHPPLVLQEFINHGGILFKVYIIGETVKVVRRFSLPDVNAYDLLNNVGVYRLPRVSCAAASADDAELDPLIAELPPRPLLEKLGRELRSRLGLRLFNVDMIRELGTKDRYYIIDINYFPGFGKMPGYEIMFTDFLLSLAQSKYKKYLSGT from the exons ATGCGCCTGCACGCGGATGTACTGGATCAGAtggaaggggagggagaggagggagctgCGATGGCCTCGTCGGTGCTGTCGCCGCCGCTcatgggcgcggcggcggcggcggcggcggcgcccaggctaGTGGTGGGCTACGCCCTCacgaagaagaaggtgaagagCTTCCTCCAGCCCAAGCTGCTCCAGCTGGCGAG GAAGAATGGAATCACTTTTGTATCCATTGATGAGTCTCTTCCCCTCTCAGAACAAGGCCCTTTTGATGTTATTTTGCACAAG ATTACTAGCAAGGAGTGGCAGCAGGTTCTGGAG GACTATCACGAAGAACATCCAGAAGTTACTGTTCTTGACCCACCTAATGCTATTGAGCATCTGAACAATCGACAATCAATGCTCGAGGAAGTGGCTGATCTGAACCTGTCAAATCTCTATG GAGAAGTTTGTACCCCACGCCAACTGGTGATCACAAAGGATCCATCCTCCATACCAACAGCTGTAGCCATGGCTGGACTAACCTGGCCCTTGG TTGCCAAGCCATTGGTTGTTGATGGGACATCTAAAGGCCATGAGCTCTATCTTGCATATGATGAGGCATCCTTGTCAATGCTTCATCCACCGCTGGTTCTACAGGAATTCATAAACCATG GCGGGATCCTCTTTAAGGTGTATATCATTGGTGAAACGGTAAAGGTTGTCCGCAGATTCTCTCTACCAGATGTTAACGCATATGACTTACTAAACAATGTGGGCGTCTATCGGTTGCCAAGAGTTTCATGTGCTGCAGCAAGTGCGGATGATGCAGAACTTGACCCTCTTATTGCAG AGCTTCCTCCAAGGCCACTTCTAGAGAAACTAGGGAGGGAGCTTCGTAGCCGGCTG GGCTTGAGATTGTTCAACGTAGATATGATTAGAGAACTTGGAACCAAAGATCGGTACTACATAATTGACATCAACTACTTCCCAG GTTTTGGGAAAATGCCGGGATATGAGATCATGTTCACCGACTTCTTACTTAGTCTTGCCCAAAGCAAGTACAAAAAGTACTTAAGCGGGACCTGA